TCTTTACCGAACAGTTTGGCCGGTCCGATAAACGATTCGCCTTTTAACAGTAAGGCGTAGGCCGGATGGCTGCGGTCGAGTGCCGTGCCGATCGCCCGTTCGCCATTTTCTTTTTTCAGCGACGTGCTCACGCGTATGAAATCTTCGCCTTGTTTGACGAAAATAGTAGCAATGGCACCGGTTTGGGCGGTGAATTGGTCAACCGGGGCAAAATTGAGATTCAGTGTTTCCGCGCCGACCTTGAGGATGGCAACGGTTTTATCTTGCACCTGCACGGTTTCTTGTTCCAGGACGAACGGTTCATGCCACTGGGCGCGAAAGGTAAAGTGGCCCCCTAAGTCCAGACAATTATTCAAAGAGTTTAAGATAGTGCCTGTTTCTGCCACAGCTGCGCGGCGCTGCCCCGTTATTCGCACTACATCACTACCGTGCTTTTCTTTTCTAGCTTTTTTGAATCAGGCAGTTCAGTACCAAATTTGTTTACGATCTTGGCACCGCCGCCCACGCCTGAGCCATACACGGTTTCCGGCGTTTGATAACCCAATGATTGATGTTTACGCTCAGCGTTGTAGAACATAAAATAGTTCGCCAAGCCGATCACCAATTCCGGCATACTTTCATGCTTTTTCAAATACACTTCTTCATATTTCACACTGCGCCATAAGCGCTCAACAAAAATATTATCCAGCGCCCGACCGCGACCGTCCATACTGATTTTGATGCCGTTTCTAAGCAGCAGCCCAGTAAAGGCCTGGCTGGTAAACTGCGCACCCTGATCGGTATTAAAAATCTCCGGCGTTCCATACCATTTTATGGCTTCTTCCAAGCAGTCCACGCAAAACCCCGCATCCATCGTGTTCGACAACCGCCAGGACAGCACCTTCCGGCTGTACCAGTCAACGATCGCCACCAGATACACAAAACCCCGCGGCAGCCTGATGAATGTGATGTCTGTACTCCAGACCATATTTGGTCGAGTGACGTCGATACCTCTCAGTAAGTACGGGTAAATCTTGTTCTGCGGATGCGCTTTACTGGTGTTGGGGCCTGGGGCCATACCTGCCAATCCCAGTTGCTGCATCAGCCTCTGTACGCGCTTTCGGTTCACTGTATGGCCACAGTCTCGCAAGTAATGCGTCATGCGTCGCGTGCCGTAAAATGGATGTCTGGTGTATTCCTCGTCAAGCAATTGCAACAGCAAACTATCAAACGGATTGATCTCTTCCTGCAAGCGCTTTTTCTTGTCGTACACGACCGAGCGCGTGACTGAAACGAGACGGCATTGTGTGGCGATTGAAAGGGCAGAGAGCGGCTCTACCCACTGCAATCGTACCGTTACAGGCTGATCCCTGACTTTTTTTTAAGCCAATCGAGTTCCATATTCAGTTGCCCAATTTTGGCATAGAGACGGTCTGGGTCGTTCTGTGTGCTGGCCGGTTTCGGACCGCGTTTACCTTCAAACAGACTGCCTGCATTTTCCAGTAATTCTTTCTTCCACTGGCTGACCTGCGTCGGATGCACCCCGAACTCTTGGGCGATCTGATTGATCGTCTTTTCGCCTTTGATCGCCTCAACTGCCACCTTGGCTTTTTGTGCGCCGCTAAATATTTTTCTCTTATTTTCACTCATGGTCTGCCTCGTCTCTTTTCGACAGACACTAGTTTAAACTGTTGTCCGGATATGTGGATCCACTATAAGGTTTGTGCGGTGCGCACGGCATCGGCACGCACCGTCTTGTCAAACACATCAAACATATCATTGATGATGGACAAAGAATGCTGAACTTCGACGATGGCGCTCGCTTGCATGAGTGCATAGCTGCTGCGGCCTAGCGCGATAGTAAATACACTGAAAACGAAAAACACACAGGCAAAGATGATCGCGCTTAATTTTTGGCCCAGACTGAGCGTCGATAGTAGGCCGGAGCGATGGATAGTTTTCATATTTTTCCTGTTAGTCAAAGAAAAGCATGCTTACCTAAAACAATGTAAGCACGATGGCATGTCGTATCGACCATCATGCTGGCGAAAATACGGGTGTTAGTTTAAAGAAACATTGATGTGTGTCAACTAGTATACAAGAAGTTTATGATTTCGATCATCTCTTGAAAACTGGAGAATGGATTGGTTGACTAAAAGTAACAAATGGGGCATTGCACCGACCCGTATTGTTTTTGCTGGCTGCAGTGGGTTTCAGCGGTGGCGCAGATCCGCTTGTATGGTGGCTAATACCGGGTTCCACTGTGTTGCTTGAGTTTGGCGTAATAGACGTGCCGACCGATACCAAGGGCTGCTGCTGCCTTCAGCGAGCCAGCGGAAGTCCGGCACGTAGGCCAACAAAATCCACACTGGCAGCCCCATTGCCGCGGCTAAGTGGGCGACGCTGGTATCGACCGAAATGATTAAATCCATCTGCGCACATAAGGCGGCGGTGGCGCTGAAATCATGCAAATGCTGGTGCCACAGCCGGATGGCGCAATCAGATTGCTGTAAAGTTAAGAGGTCGGCAGCGCGTATTTCCGCCTGCAAGCAGTGGTATTCATGATGCGGCGGCAAGTAGCTGAGCATGTCAGCCAAGGCGATGCTGCGCTGGCGATCATTGTGGTGGGTGGTGGACCCGCTCCATACCAAACCTACCCGCAGCGCCTTGTGCGGGCCGAGTCGCTGCTGCCAATCAGTCAAGGTCGGAGGCAAGGCTTGCAGATACGCGGTACTGCTTGGAATATTGTGCAGGCGCGTGCCGAACCGGCCGGGCAGACTCATCAGAGAACAATGATAATCGTACTCTGCCTCTGCCGGTTCGACGATGCGGATGTCGCGGCCCCAGTCTTGCTGTGCCAATAATGACACCAAGGGACGCGCCACTTGCAAAATCAGACGGCAGTCTGGCAG
The sequence above is drawn from the Undibacterium sp. CCC3.4 genome and encodes:
- a CDS encoding tetratricopeptide repeat protein codes for the protein MLNVIRSAVSNFFYHRGVAAQTRAQYRQAARYYALAVRCNRRHAEAWYKAGVLHGLAQRYAPALHCYQQALELSPQHRAAHNNCGVIHHTQRRLSLADAAFAAALAIEADFIPANFNLGLLRKDQGQFAAALALFERTIALDTQHVDAQVARALMLLTLGRLDEGWTAYEWRLQVQTVRLLPSSSAWDGRACLRGKTLLLYNEQGLGDALQFCRYIPLLPDCRLILQVARPLVSLLAQQDWGRDIRIVEPAEAEYDYHCSLMSLPGRFGTRLHNIPSSTAYLQALPPTLTDWQQRLGPHKALRVGLVWSGSTTHHNDRQRSIALADMLSYLPPHHEYHCLQAEIRAADLLTLQQSDCAIRLWHQHLHDFSATAALCAQMDLIISVDTSVAHLAAAMGLPVWILLAYVPDFRWLAEGSSSPWYRSARLLRQTQATQWNPVLATIQADLRHR
- a CDS encoding IS3 family transposase (programmed frameshift); translated protein: MSENKRKIFSGAQKAKVAVEAIKGEKTINQIAQEFGVHPTQVSQWKKELLENAGSLFEGKRGPKPASTQNDPDRLYAKIGQLNMELDWLKKKFRDQPVTVRLQWVEPLSALSIATQCRLVSVTRSVVYDKKKRLQEEINPFDSLLLQLLDEEYTRHPFYGTRRMTHYLRDCGHTVNRKRVQRLMQQLGLAGMAPGPNTSKAHPQNKIYPYLLRGIDVTRPNMVWSTDITFIRLPRGFVYLVAIVDWYSRKVLSWRLSNTMDAGFCVDCLEEAIKWYGTPEIFNTDQGAQFTSQAFTGLLLRNGIKISMDGRGRALDNIFVERLWRSVKYEEVYLKKHESMPELVIGLANYFMFYNAERKHQSLGYQTPETVYGSGVGGGAKIVNKFGTELPDSKKLEKKSTVVM